The genomic interval TGCCTGGATTCCATAGACCGGGCTGCGGCCGCCGCGGGAACCGTCCCGGAAATCGTCGTGGTGCTCAATCGCTGCGAGGACGGGACGGAGGCCCGGGCGCGGGGCCGCGCCCTCCTCGCCCGGGAGGACGCAGCGAATCTCGCCGCGATCCGCAACGCCGGCGTCCGGGCCTCGACGGGACGGACGATCCTCACCCTCGACGCGGACAGCCGGATGGCGCCCAATCTCTTCACGGAGGTCCGCCGAGTCCTGGATGCCGGGGGCGGCGTCGGGGGCGGCGTGCCGGTTCGCGCGGAACGCCTGTCGGTGGGGATCCTCGCCACGGGCGCGCTGCTGCTGATCCCGTTTCTCCTCCGCGGCGTGTCCGGCGGATTGTTCTGGTGCCGGCGGGAGGATTTCGACGCCATCGGCGGCTTCGACGAGCGCCGGCTGTCCGGCGAGGATTTCGATTTCGCCGTGCGATTGAAGAGGCATGGCCGGGCCACGGACCGGAAGTTCCGCACGCTCTGGCGCACCCACATCGTCACGTCCTGCCGGAAGTTCGACCGGTGGGGCGACTGGTTCGTCTGGAAAATGATGCTTCGCCACCCGCGGGATTTCGTGAACACGTACCGGGGATCGAACCCGGAAGCCGCCCGGCGCTTCTGGTACGAGGCGGAGCGCTTCAGGAAACCTTGAGCCGCGTCACGCCGTGCGCAGCAGTTCGCGCATCCGCTCGACCACCGAGCCGGCGGCCACGCCGCCGTTCACGAACTCGTCGAAGTCCGCCTCGCGGCTCACGGCCCCGACCGGCCCGTCCACGCTGATCATCGGCACGGGCTCCCGGGTATGCCCGCGCACGCTCACCGGAGTGCGGTGATCCATGCACACGATCAGGCGGTAAGGTTCACCCTTCTCTTCCAGCGCTTTCCAGACCGGGGCGACCACCTTCGTTTCGAAGGCCTCGATGGCTTCGACCTTCAGGGCGGCCTTACCCATGTGACCGCACTCGTCCGGCGCCTCGATGTGCACGAAGACAAACGGGTGTTTCCCGATCACG from Kiritimatiellia bacterium carries:
- a CDS encoding glycosyltransferase produces the protein MGTRSAIPEYSVIIPARNEEDFIGACLDSIDRAAAAAGTVPEIVVVLNRCEDGTEARARGRALLAREDAANLAAIRNAGVRASTGRTILTLDADSRMAPNLFTEVRRVLDAGGGVGGGVPVRAERLSVGILATGALLLIPFLLRGVSGGLFWCRREDFDAIGGFDERRLSGEDFDFAVRLKRHGRATDRKFRTLWRTHIVTSCRKFDRWGDWFVWKMMLRHPRDFVNTYRGSNPEAARRFWYEAERFRKP